The genomic region CCTCTACACTAGTCACTAATGTACCTACTTGTAGCATTGCTTATTGTAGTGTCGTTATAGTTAGAAGTGAAAGATGGTGATTACCAGTGTACAGCACTTCTGAGTTACAGTCGTTGTCTGAAACCATTAATACAGCCACAGTCCAGAGCAGAGAGCCAGAACTTTGTTCCCAAGTTTTGGGTTGTAATGGTATCAGTGTCGCATTTTTGGATCGTAAATTTGAGAAGAAGCTCTGCTTGGCGGGTTCTCATTATGAAGCATCCCTACTGTGATAAATAGAAAATTTCATCTAAAAATTAGAACCTGCTGAAGGGCAGGAGCACATACTAGCACTCGGGTAGCTTGCAGGAAAAGCCTTTGCCCCGGGATATGAACCTCGCAACTCGACTTGTGCGTTTCATGTGGCCATCTCCAAGGAACCGCACCTTGGGTACCACCGGGGAGGAGATAGCTTTGGTTTGTTAGGTGATGAACAAAACAGCTGTTCCTTAAAATCTGCCTATATCTGTGCCCCCATTTAAGCAGTTAGCCTGCTCTCTTCTTCTCTGGGGACCGTCACCTACTGTTTCCAAACCTGCCAGCGGCCTGCCCCATGAGTTTGAGCAAATCCCAGCTGCGAGCTGCGCCTGTCTCTTGGTGTATTCATATTTGTTACCTCTCTGGCATGTATCATGTCTAGTTGTCACACGGGAGCCCTAATCTTACTGGCTAATTAACCCAAATAGCTATCGGATTATTATCTGTACTATAGAATGCTAATGGGGAGCTGTTAAAGCTGTTGGTGGTTGGTCGAGTCCTGTCTTCAGGATGGATGCTGTGCTCTGTGATGAGGTGTCTCTCAGCTTACCTCTGGCTGTAGAGAAGGCTGAATAACAATAAATGAaaacttgctttcagaaaatgctgtttgtTAATTATTATCCGAGTTTAGGCTGTCtcttaaaactgtttaaaaataaaatttaaaagcaacatttttacaGCCTTCGTTCCTAAAATCAAAATGCTGGAGGGGGTCATAAATAGCTGCCTGAGTACGTAGATCTAGGCTTTTGTGCAGATCAGCAGCTTTTGCAAGTGCGGAGAAATGactttcttcatcttccttgaaTCAACTAACAGTTGAACTAATCAATTCAACagccagttgaaaaaaaaattgtcaggagTTGAAATTTTCCAGTCCATGAATTAAAACAAGGTGTGAAATGAATTAATTGATCTTAGGTGAAAGGCAATGGTAACCAGAGTCAGTCTATCAACTGACCAGACAACAGGTAGTATTTCATATGACTTTAATAACCCAGTGAAGTGCCAAAAATGTTCTGGTCTTAATTTTCTCGTGTAGCCAGCCTGCTTGAGGAGGTGTAACCATTAAACAGTTTAGAATAGGACTTCACCTTCTGTCCCAATGCAGCTTCACCTCTGCTTAATAAATGGGGCATATATCAGTTTTCTACTGTATAATCACAAACTGGACAGATATTTTTAACCATGTCACAACTGAGAGGAAGCACTCTGTTTAAGCAAAAGAATGCAGCTTGTACCACCAGTGGGAAtgagctcttctgaaaaatatgtaGAGCAGTCATTCTTAATGAAGTAGAttaacaaacaaagaaaaattaatcaggtGGGCAGTGTTACGGTCTGCAGACCCAGCAGCCGTTGGCCTTACCGTACATCCAGTGTTTCAGTCTCTCCAAATCCTTCGTTACCTTAGCTGCAGGAGTTCTCACTTTCAAGTTAAAAGCTTTGGGGCAACCTAGCAATGAAATAAGGGCTGTGCCAGCTTAACAGACTCTACTTTTAAAGCCATGTCCATACACAACAAGTTGCAGGTTCACAGAAGACAAATGCCTGCGCAGTCCCCTCTTCCCCTTGGCACGCCCGGCGATGCTGTGCCATCTCCTGCGGGTCTGCGAGGGACTTCCCAGACCCTGCCCTTGCTTTCTAGGCAAGGAATTAGCCATGGCTCTACTAGCAGCTCGTGGTTCCAGGTTGATGTCACTAATTAATTCTGTCGCCGCCTCCTTACTTGGTGTCAGCATATTGCAAAATCAGTGGTCAGCGTGCTAAAGACCGTATTCAGGGTGGAGGCTGTAATACAGTATTGCCTTTCATCAGATAACGGCAAAGCTACGGAAAAATACATTCCTGTGAACTACGGCTTTCTCTTTAGTGCTAACAACCCGTGGAGGCCGATCTGTGAGATCTCCACTTTGCCCGTGGTTGCTCTGGGGCCGAGTTGGAGGATGCCAGGTTTGGTCAGGGCTGCTCATCGGCCCTGCCTCCCGAGTAAGAGACGAGTTGGTGCTAATGCAACTTCACCCTGCTCTTACAGCCCAGGCAGTACTGGTGTCTTACCACAGGATTTGTGTGTCTAAAGAGCCACAGGAGGTTCTCAGTTTTGACCCCCTGAGCTCGGTACCCCTCAGGAGCGGGGAAGGAGAACAAACTGGTGTTGTCATTTGATTGTGGTTCACAGGGGCTGCCCACTGAATTTTTACCCACCATGACTTCCAGGCTTCTATTTAtctaaacttttttccccagggttgggtttttttttttccccaaagccgTATGTAATTGAGGAGGCAAGGTTAAACAGACATGATGGTAAGAAGGCTTGGGTTCCCGTGCGTGCCTGAATGCCCGTTTCACAGCGCTTGgcaagagctgcaggaggaacGTGGGTATGAGGTGTGTGTCCCTGCTTTGACAGGCTGCATTTTGCTGACGTTGGTACTCAGAAGCGTGAAGGATTCCCTTCCCCTGGTGTAGCTGTTTGGAAGAGACCGCGCAACGAAGGGATCCTCATCTGTAAATCAATCCTTGTCCCATTCCCAGTGTGTGGCATTGAGGTGAATTCAGCAGAAGAAATGGGGTAGGGGGAAGGTTCCATTTCTCCGGGGCTACCGCCATGGCTGTGCAGAGGAGGAGTCTGTGGGATGCTTTTTTGGGCGGTTCTTGGCTCACGGCAGCAGGTCGGCTGGTGTGGTGCGAGGCAGGCGTGCACAGGGTTCCCGCTGCGGTCGCTTGGCTCTGCTGGCTCCGTTGGGGAATTTCCCTTGTGGAGTAAATGGCCTGAGACTGCGGTTGATGTATCTCGTCCTGTTTGTGATGATGAAAGGTGAAAGTCGGAGTGAAGGCTGAGCTGGCCGTCGCTGTGTGATGGGTGAGGACCACTGGTGCTGTGGCTGTTATGCTTAACTCTCACTTCGGCGGAGGGGTGGGAAATCCATCTTCctatttgttcatttaaaattgGTAGTGCAGGAGGTAAATAATTCCTTCAGAGCTACCCTTAAGTTTCTTGGGGAGTATAATGTTTGTAGTGTGCTTAAAATGTTTGGTCAAATAATCCTCTTCAGGGAAAAATGGGGAGGAGGCTTGAGAAGAATGATACAAATGAGCCGGCACAGGATGAATACTGCCTGCAGGGCTCGGCACGGGCTCGGCTCCTCGTCGGGTGCCTAGGCAGGCAAGTCTTCacctaaacaaaagcaaaactaaaggGTTTTGCTTTAACTATGTCAGTATGTACTTATGGCTGAGTGTGCTGGTTAGGAATGCTTATACTGCTGAACCAAGTATGGTAACTTGTATTGAATAGGCTTCCATTATCATACCAAAACTAAAATTACTTTGAAAGGTTTGGTTAAATTGAATTTCCAATCTAGAAGTCTTCTCTTCAGGCTCTTTTATCTCTGTACTTCAAAATCTTGGATACAGTGATGTGATGATTTATTGCAAAAGTGTGGGGCAGTGtattgggtctttttttttttccctttgtctttctGTGTCTAAGCTCAGGAGATTTGGAAACTTCTTGATTCATCCCTTGACCACATGACTTCATAGCTGGCCGACCTCGTGTCATTGTGGCCGCAGCGCCTCTGGATGCCGTGAATTGTCGGAGAGGGAGTGGGATCAGCCGTGCTTCATATCGTGGCCTCGGTAGTGAGTAATGGAGGAGGGTGGGAAACCAGAGCAGCTGAGTAAAAGCAAATAGAAAGGTCATCCTGCTGGAGTGGTGTAATGGGCTACTGACCTTGTGTTTTGACATGACGTCTGTTGTGGGGTTTTCCAGCGCTCCTTGCAGACAAAACCCAGTGGGTATTGACTGACTCATTCAGAAATGTTGGGTTTCGTATGTGGTGACTTTCTTCAGATCTTTCTAACTTTCCAGATAAAGTTTGAGAGTTGACCTTGACGGTCTGTGGAGTCAGCTTTCCATTGAAGCCAGCTTTCTGACGTTTAAAAGTCTTGTTCTGTTGCTGCAGGGAGTTGAGGCAGCGTTTGGCCTCTGCTTTCTAGCTTTGTGACTCGTACCTTAAAAGAAAAGCTCTGCCCACCTTGGTCTGTGCTGTTCTGCAGCCTGAGGAGGAAAGGCGAGAAGGCTTTTCTTCGCGCCGGAGGGGTTTGGAAATGTGGCTCTGGCAAAGCAATCTCGGGGAATTTGCAGCTGAAATGGGGAATGGAGCTGAAGGTGCAGCCTTCTAACTTGATTTGAGTTTCTAAACCATCGGGAAAATCTTGTCTAAAACGTAAACTATAAGAATTGGTAAGGCACTTTGGAATCTAGAATTAAGTAGGCTCTGAACTGTGGTATATAATAAAGAATTATATAGCTATTTATAGATGTGTGTGTCTTGTGCTAGATGCTCCTAGTATTCTTTAAATGCTGCCTCTGTAATTTTTAGGAAATAAGGATATGTACTTGGGTGGAATGGAGTAAATGAAAGTAATATGTGTAAATTGGAGACTAATTGATACACATCAGGAGACTGATGGTTTTAGCTGTTCCGGTAAAGAGGGCTTGATTGGTGTGAAAACTTCAGCGGCACCGCTTCAGGGATCCTTGTGGGTTTAAGGTTTGAGCCCACCATCTTTTCTGAGTAACTGTGAAAGAACGGGAAGCAGAGCGGGCGAGCAGATTTACTTAGAGggagaaatgcaaacaaagaaatGGAGGGAGCGAAGGCAAATTAACCAAAGTGAGGTGCTGCTGTCTGTTAGGAGCAGGGAAGTGGCGTGGCTTCAAAGGCTGCGTGCTTTGCTGCTTCCATAAGGCATCTCACACCTGCGTTTCCCCTTTTTTATCTAGTAGCGCGCTAGCACCCTTCTCAGTGGGCTGTAGTGGGAGGTCGAGGCTTACGGGTTTGTTCCCTCCTGCAGATAACTTGCTCTTCATGCTGAACTTCTTGTTCTGCTCGGGGGTCTGCATCCCCTCCTTTGCGCGGATCTGCCTGTGCCTCACTCCTTCCCTTGGCGGGAGCCCTCCCATGCTCCTCCGTGCACGTTCTGGTGGAGGTAGGGCCTCCGAGAGCCCTCCCGACGAGCTGTTGAAGATAATGAACTTCCTCTCCAGCTGTGTCCTGGACACAAAGGGCTGTTGTGCTCAGCCTTTGTCCTTGCTGTGTGCAGGGGCCCTGCAAGAAgcagctcttccttccctctATTCCAGCCAGCATCTGcatatttggtattttttttttattattagtagATAGTCCTGAATAAAGTGCATCTTTGAGTGGCTTTCTAACTGTAAAATTGTTATCGCTAGTGGTACCTCGGGTGCAAGGGACTGACAAAACGCTGTTTCGAGAGACTATTTTGTGTACCCAGACAGTTATGAGATACTTAAGGCAAATGAGGGAAATGGGAACAAATTTCACTCTGCAAGTGAAATGATACTTGAAACACTTGATCTGCAAACGTTGCTTATAGTTGTTTCAAGATGAGGTTCGCTATAAAATGACGTTTAGTGTGACGTGcttttgaatttgttttaacATAGGCTAAATTCAGTTAAGACTGATTCCAGTAGACTGTCTTGCATGATGCGGACCTGCTTGTGTCTCTTAATTTTTGCACTGCCTGCTTTTCTGGTCCTGTGATGGGTAAAAGGTGCTTCTGTACGCACCATGCCGAAACGCCTTAAGCATCTCAGGAAAGAGCCTGCCGCCACTGTGTCCTAGCAAATTTTGTAATTCCGTCCCCAAAAATCAAAGACAAATGTTCCATTaacttttttgcttctcttccagACCGTATTTACCCAGTTAAGGAGAGAAATTCCACGTAGGCACGTAGTATTACATAGTAAGCcttatttgcatgcaaaaaaCTGCTTGAACTCCTACTTGACAGTTCAAGGAGTGGCTCCTTCATCCCACGGGGAAGAGTAAGGTTTAAATAACACTTACTGATAACAGGAAGCAAATGAAGAGTTCTCAGTAAATCAATAATTTTATCTATATCCTACGCAGGTGGTGATGCAGACCCTTCTCTCACTTGtaaatgtttaatttgcttttaggTCATGCTTGTCAGTGAAAGGCTAGCGTATCAGCGGACttacgtgtgtgtatatgtgagCCTTTGCTCCTTCTGCAGGATCTTAGAAATAACTGAAGGGCACCCAGTCAATGGAAGAAATATAAACCCAGCAGTATTTCTGGGATAACCATGAACGTGTCTGTCATAGAGAAAAAGCCGTCCACGTTTATTCACCGTCTAATAGCAATTGAGGAGATGATGGGCTAAACCAGCCCAAGAAACGTTGCTAAAATAGTTTGTGGCCGTGTCAGAGGTCTGTTTGGAAATAATAGGCAGAAGTTGTTACCGCTTTCTCTAGTGTGGgttgcagagagaaaaaacagctgcTTCTGGTTTCACCCTACAGTTTCTTGAAGCTCTCAAACAGCTTAAAATAGACGGCTTTCTTGTGGCTTTCTAAACTTAGATGTCTTGCTAAACTTGCATGTGTTTCCTTTAAACAGGTTGCAAAATAAAAGCACTAAGGGCCAAGACAAATACTTACATTAAGACCCCCGTTCGTGGAGAAGAACCCATCTTTGTTGTCACTGGACGAAAAGAAGACGTAGCCATGGCCAAAAGGGAAATTCTCTCAGCTGCTGAACACTTCTCCATGATCAGAGCGTCACGCAACAAGAACGGTCCTGCCCTGGGAGGCTTGCCATGTACCCCCAACCTGCCGGGTCAGACGACGGTCCAAGTCAGGGTGCCTTACCGTGTAGTTGGGCTGGTGGTCGGACCGAAAGGAGCTACAATCAAAAGAATTCAGCAGCAGACCCATACCTACATAGTCACTCCCAGCAGAGACAAGGAGCCTGTCTTTGAAGTTACGGGAATGCCTGAAAACGTCGACCGTGCGCGCGAGGAGATCGAGATGCATATAGCCATGCGTACCGGGAACTACATTGAGCTGAACGAAGAGAACGATTTCCATTACAACGGTACGGATGTGAGCTTTGAAGGAGGCACTCTCGGATCTGCATGGCTTGCTTCTAATCCTGTCCCTCCTAGCCGCACCAGAATGATTTCTAATTATAGAAATGACAGCTCCAGCTCCTTGGGAAGTGGCTCCACAGATTCCTATTTTGGAAGCAATAGATTGGCTGACTTCAGCCCAACGAGTCCGTTCAGCACAGGCAACTTCTGGTTTGGAGAAACGCTGCCTTCGGTGGGCACGGAAGACCTTGCGGTCGACTCTCCCGCGTATGACTCCTTACCAACGCCTTCCCAAACCATTTGGACCCCTTTTGAACCTGTAAACCCACTCTCTGGCTTTGGCAGCGACCCTGCTAGTAATGCCAAGCCTCAGCGCCGAGGGAGCCAGCCATCTACCCCTCGCCTGTCGCCCACGTTTCCGGAAGGTCTGGATCACCCGCTGGCTAGGAGAGTGCGGAGCGACCCACCTAGCACCGGCCACCAAGCCGGCCTTCCCATATACATCCCCGCTTTCTCCAACGGTACCAACAGCTATTCCTCTTCCAACGGCGGCTCCACGTCCAGCTCGCCCCCCGAGTCGAGACGGAAGCACGACTGCGTGATCTGCTTCGAGAGCGAAGTCATTGCGGCCCTGGTCCCCTGCGGCCACAATCTCTTCTGCATGGAGTGTGCCAACAAAATCTGTGAAAAGGAAACGCCATCGTGTCCCGTTTGCCAGACAGCTGTTACTCAGGCAATCCAAATTCACtcttaaatatatatagatattatTATATACGGACTTTTTAAAACTCTTACAGGCATGGGTGTAATGGTACCCTCTAGTAAACTTCCTAATGAATTCTGACTGTTGGGCTTTCTTGGGATTAGGCTGAAGTTGTTAATAAATTTCTACTTTCTCAAAAGGCTGCTACGGTAACACTAAACCTAGGTGGTCTCTGTCGGGTTCAGTGTAAGCGGATGGCATGTTTAGCAGAGACACATCTGGTGTGATGTTATGGCACAGTGAGGGGAAGTTTTCATCGATTACACAACcgaaaaaaacaaactttgcagGCTTTCTAAAGGATCTCTGTTAAGCATTTGACTCCTGTGTGCTGGCAGCAATGAACCTCACTGCCTAAACGCAGAAGTACTCGTCTGCCGTGGAGGGTTTGTGGCATTATCAATATATCAAACAACACTTCCAATGCTGCCTTCTTTACACTGCCAGTTCTGAAAAACAGGTTTGGGGAAATCATGTTTGCTTCGTGCGACAACTTACGCCTAATTCTTCAGCAttgcaaatacctttttttaaagcatagttTGATTTATTGAAATGGATGATGTTATCGGCAGGTTCAGATAATAaattacggggggggggggggggggcggggagggaagctgCCCGATGCACCTCCGTTTCGCCCGACGTGTTACGGGCAGTAACGTTCGGAGGATCAGGAACATCTCGCTTTGTGAATTCCTACCCACTGCTTTTCTTAATGTAATGTGGAAAAGTCTGGCTGGCTTCATCCCATTTCAGTAAGGGCTTTGGGATGCACATACTTCGACTAATAGTGAGGATGCTGACATTCCGTTCATTAGTCCGATCAAGCTGttcttaaattacatttttagagAGTATATAGTTCAAAATGTGAAGCATTTTTATGTTCAATCCATATTTGTCttgcacatatataaatatatattttatttttagtaaggaaaaggaaaaagggggagtTGCGTACGTGCCCTTGTATTATTCATGACAGCAGCTGTGACAGTGGCCCTGCAATCAGTTTACTTCATTTCAAAACTGTCTTTCcaatcataaggaaaaaaaaaaaaatgtcttttgaatgAGCTTCTTACATTTCAACCTGTGGATGTTTCGAGCTTTTTCATCCTCAGTACGTTCCCAAATCTGTGCTGGCAtatgttaaaacaacaaaaacaaacaaaaaaaaaagacacaaagtgGAGTTCTGGtggattttttctattttttttgaaGCATTATTTTCCCAAGACAAGACAAAGCTTTTTTCTCAgtataacaaaaagaaattctaTCTGTATTGAGCTagtaaatatacagaaaattttattttttatttccacttgAAGAGTTACATTTCGTATAAAAGTTTACAAATAACggtttttattttatgattttcagtATAAGAGTTGCCTTGACGGCATATTATGTACTGCATAACTTTAATGCTATAATTGCTTGTAGAATAGTTACATGTCAGTATTGAAACCTAATCTCTAGCTGCGGTCTTGTAGATACGAACAAACGTTCACCGAGCatgtcttttgtattttattgcatCGTACACCGCAACTAATAAGCCAAGGAATCGACAGACATTAGGTGCGTGTACCATTTCTATAAACCACAAACTAAGAATGATAAACTATCAATATAGTTTAGTATTTGCTAATTTTACTACACTTTTTGTTATGTATATGTAGGGAGGTCATAGGGATTATAAATTCAATTTGAGTAAAGTTTAAAAACCATATATTTTATGATAAAGGGCCTTTAACTTATGATGGCCAAAGCACTGATATTATATATTTGCTGTAAAGAGAATTataagagttttatttttctgatattaaAAGTTACTTAATAAAGACTTGTTTCCATTAACTTGAATGTTTTGCTGTCTTCATGGTTGTCACTTGGAGCGGCCCgtggaggctggggctggctgacatccctccttccctcccacccacccacccaccaaaGGGGTTTCCCACCGGGGCCCTGCCTTCGCGTGCGAGGAATCTTGTTTTCCATTAATTGCTGGCTTTACGTGCTGCCCTTAAAAAGCAACTTGTGGTCTTCCAGAGGGCACAGCTGTGGCTTGCTGCAGTGCCCAGGAGCTCGCATTTCGGAGTTATTTcagtgcagctgggagagaaacTCCATGCACTTGGATTTGTGAGCATCAACCAGCAGCAGGAAtcggaatggtttgggttggattgaagatcatctagttccaagcccccctgccgtgggcagggacaccttccactagaccaggttgctcaaagccccgtccagcctggccttgaacacttccagggatggggcagccacaacttctctgggcaacctgttccagtgcctcaccgcCCTCAcagtgaaggatttcttccttatatctaatctaaatctaccctctttcagtttaaagccattaccccttgtcctatcactacatgcccttggaaaaagcccctctccagctttcctgtaggccccttcaggtactggaaggctgctataaggtctcccgggagccttctcttctccaggctgaacaaccccaactctctcagcctgttttCATAGGAGGGTTGTTCCATCCCTcggatcatcttcgtggccctccatGGACCAGTTCCAATGGAGCGTTGCGAAAGGACCTCCTGATGTCAAGTTGCATGGGTCTCCCGTTGCGTTTCCTCCCAGTCCGATGGCGGTTTGCACCCTTGGTGCAGAGTGCTTTAATGTTTCCTTCAAGAGTCATAATGTCCCCTCTTcgccttctctctt from Aptenodytes patagonicus chromosome Z, bAptPat1.pri.cur, whole genome shotgun sequence harbors:
- the LOC143172824 gene encoding RNA-binding E3 ubiquitin-protein ligase MEX3C-like; this encodes MPSGSAAAASPAAEPVEPPRLPPHPPPPLLLLQQRLAGLGLRDRGLPAGGGGAGAARRQARRRRAGLTPPLPDPPGEPGPGGAEEEEEEEEAVGDEGDLELEEELLAGEDEEEEEDPAALLLLSSSSSPSQPLPLLPALGSVLLSPSFDAQEAAAAGALCGADDPQGMMAAMLSHACGGGGLGGGGGGGAAGLNGEQAALLRRKSVNTTECVPVPSSEHVAEIVGRQGCKIKALRAKTNTYIKTPVRGEEPIFVVTGRKEDVAMAKREILSAAEHFSMIRASRNKNGPALGGLPCTPNLPGQTTVQVRVPYRVVGLVVGPKGATIKRIQQQTHTYIVTPSRDKEPVFEVTGMPENVDRAREEIEMHIAMRTGNYIELNEENDFHYNGTDVSFEGGTLGSAWLASNPVPPSRTRMISNYRNDSSSSLGSGSTDSYFGSNRLADFSPTSPFSTGNFWFGETLPSVGTEDLAVDSPAYDSLPTPSQTIWTPFEPVNPLSGFGSDPASNAKPQRRGSQPSTPRLSPTFPEGLDHPLARRVRSDPPSTGHQAGLPIYIPAFSNGTNSYSSSNGGSTSSSPPESRRKHDCVICFESEVIAALVPCGHNLFCMECANKICEKETPSCPVCQTAVTQAIQIHS